Proteins co-encoded in one Nonomuraea helvata genomic window:
- a CDS encoding glycosyltransferase family 4 protein, with amino-acid sequence MNFHEIKIADLRRGNITENRIFHTNIWFKSFNNARYTALLPILERVDSLMLRCTDRRIMRGVQFRTLNRSIGVHGRLLFQLAARRYRYGFITNTKHIPFAMFPVVVDMDDPYFTDDEVRILRSSRQITALVVTNQAAADRYRELGVTCPINVIGHGLRTVEPDPGLVEEVQRRKRPEELTVGYAAAWHLCDRDRGADPMYNVTHLVEELWPGVVAACPQARLWLVGSVSKVLARMLAGRTDIEVVGHVPAEHVPAYLAAFDVGLYPRRIQHERSSVKVAQYLGCGVPVIGYRAVPTELISGTGSGLIVESPEEFRGALVRLLRDPALRAEQSARARAAARQVSWDVLGERYQALLDDMLPRKAGLGLPRR; translated from the coding sequence ATGAACTTCCATGAGATCAAAATCGCCGATCTCAGGCGCGGGAATATTACCGAAAATCGGATATTTCATACTAATATATGGTTCAAGAGCTTCAATAACGCCCGATATACCGCGCTGCTACCCATTCTGGAGCGAGTGGACAGTCTCATGCTCCGCTGCACCGACCGGAGAATTATGCGCGGAGTACAGTTCCGGACATTGAACCGCTCCATCGGAGTGCATGGGCGCCTTCTCTTCCAGCTGGCCGCCAGGCGTTACAGATACGGATTCATCACGAATACCAAGCACATTCCGTTTGCAATGTTCCCTGTCGTGGTGGACATGGACGATCCGTACTTCACCGACGACGAGGTACGGATCCTGCGGTCCTCTCGGCAGATCACGGCGCTTGTCGTCACCAACCAGGCGGCTGCTGACCGTTACCGCGAACTGGGTGTGACTTGCCCGATCAACGTCATCGGCCACGGCCTACGGACGGTGGAGCCCGACCCCGGCCTGGTGGAGGAGGTGCAGCGCCGCAAAAGACCAGAAGAGCTGACGGTCGGCTACGCCGCCGCATGGCATCTCTGCGACCGGGATCGCGGCGCCGATCCCATGTACAACGTGACGCACCTGGTCGAGGAGCTGTGGCCCGGCGTGGTCGCCGCTTGCCCACAGGCGCGGCTCTGGCTGGTCGGTAGCGTCAGCAAGGTTCTGGCGCGCATGCTCGCGGGCCGGACCGACATCGAGGTAGTGGGACACGTACCGGCGGAGCACGTTCCCGCGTACTTGGCCGCCTTCGACGTGGGGCTGTATCCCCGCCGGATCCAGCATGAGCGATCCTCGGTAAAGGTGGCCCAGTACCTGGGATGCGGAGTCCCCGTGATCGGCTACCGGGCAGTTCCCACAGAGCTGATCTCGGGTACGGGATCAGGGCTCATCGTGGAGTCGCCTGAGGAATTTCGGGGCGCGCTGGTGCGACTCCTGCGCGATCCGGCCCTCCGGGCTGAGCAGTCAGCCCGTGCGCGGGCGGCGGCGCGCCAAGTGAGCTGGGACGTCCTGGGCGAGAGATACCAGGCACTGCTCGATGACATGCTTCCTCGAAAGGCCGGGCTCGGACTGCCGAGGAGATGA
- a CDS encoding glycosyltransferase, giving the protein MKPRLHVCEIIKTLDVGGAEVLLVSRLLAMRPTGKRYTVVCLRASTGELIQRLRSAGIRVVDLTSCPSALRLLRLATVVRRLRPDVLNLHSPLPAALIRLTSRLSWPRPALVSTVHNVRYRVPTMLLDRATRWLDARTVAVSPQVARAVVSRGARRLHTRIHGVDVAEQRRAAMDAARTRIEWDIPESAFLIVHVANLRPQKDHETLIQAAATVVARDPRAMFVLAGTGPLHHQVARRVAGLGSDSVRFLGGVPGAARLIAAADLLVLSSAHEGLPVVIMEALAAGVPVVSTRVGGVPDLVQHGQNGFLTRPGDPEALAEVIMRAASPANHTRLRAGARDSADLVDIDQAGAWFDKLYDEVCSR; this is encoded by the coding sequence GTGAAGCCCAGATTGCATGTCTGCGAAATCATCAAAACGCTGGACGTCGGTGGTGCGGAGGTTCTCCTCGTCTCACGTCTGCTCGCCATGCGGCCTACCGGCAAGCGATACACGGTGGTGTGCCTGCGGGCCTCCACTGGCGAGCTCATCCAGCGGTTGCGGTCCGCGGGCATCCGCGTCGTCGATCTGACCTCGTGCCCGTCGGCATTGCGCCTTCTGCGCTTGGCGACGGTCGTCAGAAGATTGCGTCCGGACGTGCTCAACCTGCACTCGCCGCTGCCCGCCGCGTTGATCCGGCTGACCTCTCGCCTGTCATGGCCACGCCCCGCGCTGGTCTCGACCGTGCACAATGTGCGCTACCGCGTGCCCACGATGTTGCTCGACCGGGCCACGAGATGGCTCGACGCCCGCACCGTCGCCGTCTCTCCCCAAGTGGCTCGGGCCGTCGTAAGCCGCGGAGCACGCCGTCTCCACACCAGGATCCATGGGGTCGACGTCGCCGAGCAGCGTCGTGCGGCCATGGACGCCGCACGGACGAGAATCGAATGGGACATACCGGAGTCGGCTTTTCTGATCGTGCATGTGGCCAACCTGCGCCCGCAGAAGGACCATGAGACGCTCATCCAGGCGGCGGCCACGGTCGTGGCGCGCGATCCACGGGCAATGTTCGTCCTGGCCGGCACTGGGCCGCTGCACCACCAGGTAGCCCGCCGTGTCGCCGGGCTCGGGTCGGACTCCGTGCGGTTCCTCGGCGGCGTGCCCGGTGCCGCTCGCCTGATCGCGGCTGCGGACCTGCTGGTGCTCAGCTCCGCCCACGAAGGACTGCCGGTCGTGATCATGGAGGCGCTCGCCGCGGGCGTGCCGGTCGTGTCCACCCGCGTGGGCGGCGTTCCCGATCTCGTCCAGCACGGTCAGAACGGCTTCCTGACCCGGCCGGGAGATCCCGAGGCACTCGCAGAGGTGATCATGCGCGCGGCGTCACCGGCGAACCACACACGTCTTCGAGCGGGCGCGCGTGACAGCGCCGACCTGGTCGACATCGACCAGGCGGGGGCATGGTTCGACAAACTCTACGACGAAGTGTGCTCGCGGTGA
- a CDS encoding glycosyltransferase family 4 protein produces MRIIRVSYRIPPEPGGKERHVECLTREQLKRGHDVVLAFRRGGVVPEGATVLATRPTLVSRALAVKSDVLAFSAEVGGALRRHRSADLVHLHGDHVEAAVLGPICRLLGLPLVLTVHATLSKRHQRFARMALRNVDACIALGCSTGDDLVRLGVDPRRIRVASSGLDLEGIAKVRGSGGCERGLVVSVGSLEPMKNHALLIAAFQAVRRTRPGLRLVIAGDGPERKRLQRLAGQGAGIELPGRLSRNEIYWLVRSAEVFVLASRRLDGKGEGVPTAALEALALGTPVIVSTDAALEPVVQDRGAYRTFTSGSVDELIAVLGSLLDDEETRRRMSDLGPRVTAALDWPAVTSRIEEWYGTALNGIPRAGGHETVEAPLRRDH; encoded by the coding sequence ATGAGAATCATACGTGTCAGCTATCGCATACCACCCGAGCCGGGCGGTAAGGAACGGCATGTCGAATGCCTCACCCGAGAACAACTCAAGCGCGGCCATGATGTCGTACTCGCGTTCCGTAGAGGCGGGGTCGTGCCGGAAGGCGCGACGGTGCTGGCCACAAGGCCCACGCTGGTGTCACGCGCGCTGGCCGTGAAGTCCGACGTGCTGGCTTTCTCGGCCGAAGTCGGGGGAGCGCTGCGGAGACACCGTTCCGCCGACCTCGTGCACCTGCACGGAGACCATGTCGAGGCTGCCGTCCTGGGCCCGATCTGCAGGCTTCTCGGCCTCCCGCTTGTCCTGACCGTGCATGCCACCCTGTCAAAACGCCATCAGCGCTTTGCCCGGATGGCCTTGCGTAACGTCGACGCCTGCATCGCTCTGGGCTGCAGCACCGGCGACGACCTGGTTCGCCTGGGTGTCGATCCACGCCGGATCCGGGTGGCCTCCAGCGGACTTGATCTCGAGGGCATTGCCAAGGTCCGCGGAAGTGGCGGATGCGAGCGGGGCCTGGTCGTCAGCGTCGGCTCTCTCGAGCCGATGAAGAATCATGCTCTTCTCATCGCGGCATTTCAGGCGGTGCGCCGTACTCGGCCAGGGCTTCGGCTGGTCATCGCCGGCGACGGCCCCGAGAGGAAGCGGCTGCAGCGGCTGGCCGGCCAAGGGGCGGGCATCGAGCTTCCGGGCCGGCTGTCTCGAAACGAGATCTACTGGCTCGTACGGTCCGCAGAGGTTTTCGTCCTCGCCTCACGTCGCCTCGACGGTAAAGGCGAGGGTGTACCGACAGCCGCCCTGGAGGCGCTCGCTCTTGGCACGCCGGTCATCGTATCCACAGATGCCGCGCTCGAGCCGGTTGTCCAGGACCGCGGAGCGTACCGAACCTTCACCTCCGGATCGGTCGACGAACTGATCGCTGTCCTGGGGTCCCTGCTCGACGATGAGGAAACCCGCCGTCGCATGAGTGACCTGGGACCGCGCGTGACCGCGGCATTGGATTGGCCCGCGGTCACGAGCCGGATCGAGGAGTGGTACGGCACGGCGCTGAACGGCATTCCACGGGCTGGGGGCCATGAAACCGTGGAGGCCCCTCTCCGTCGCGATCATTGA
- a CDS encoding NAD-dependent epimerase/dehydratase family protein — translation MRQRTRISNGGKVKGPQQLEHVVVTGVAGFIGSHLAEVLLKQGASVLGIDRRPPSHDPTAAQNLADLIAEPGFTLIEGDLTDLDLTRFTKGASAVFHLAGVPGVRPSWGDRFTDYLASNIMATQRLLEACAATDVPRLVLASSSSVYGTGTDRPSHEEDLPTPLSPYGVTKLAAERLALAYALRPSTPTSVVALRYFTVYGPQQRSDMAIYRVLEAALTRRPMRLYGDGTQRRDFTYVDDAVAATIAAASAPARAEVVNVGGGRTFSMLEVLECAAKITGLDIPIVRDSRQSGDVETTAADLTRAQQLLGYRPSTSLIEGMTRQWKWTLNRPAVPLSQ, via the coding sequence ATGCGGCAGCGCACCCGCATCTCGAACGGGGGAAAAGTGAAAGGTCCACAGCAACTCGAGCACGTGGTGGTGACGGGGGTCGCCGGGTTCATCGGCTCGCATCTGGCGGAGGTCCTGCTGAAGCAGGGGGCGAGTGTCCTTGGAATAGACCGGCGCCCGCCCTCGCACGATCCCACGGCAGCCCAGAACCTCGCCGACCTGATCGCGGAGCCGGGATTCACGCTGATCGAGGGAGACCTGACGGATCTGGACCTGACACGATTCACGAAGGGCGCGTCGGCGGTGTTCCACCTCGCGGGTGTGCCCGGTGTACGCCCGTCATGGGGTGACAGGTTCACGGACTATCTCGCGTCGAACATCATGGCGACGCAGCGCCTGCTCGAAGCTTGTGCCGCCACGGATGTGCCCAGGCTCGTTCTGGCCTCCTCATCGAGCGTGTACGGCACCGGCACCGACCGTCCCTCACACGAAGAGGATCTTCCGACGCCGCTGTCTCCCTACGGAGTCACGAAATTGGCTGCAGAGCGCCTCGCTCTTGCCTATGCGCTGAGACCCAGCACGCCGACGAGTGTCGTGGCTCTGCGGTACTTCACCGTTTACGGCCCTCAACAGCGCTCCGACATGGCGATCTACAGAGTCCTTGAGGCCGCGCTGACCCGCCGGCCGATGCGACTGTACGGAGACGGGACGCAGCGTCGCGACTTCACGTATGTGGACGATGCGGTGGCAGCAACGATCGCGGCCGCTTCTGCTCCCGCGCGAGCCGAGGTGGTGAACGTCGGAGGTGGCAGAACCTTCAGCATGCTGGAGGTCCTGGAGTGCGCTGCGAAGATCACCGGTCTCGACATTCCGATCGTGCGCGACAGCCGGCAATCAGGCGACGTGGAAACCACAGCGGCAGACCTGACAAGAGCGCAGCAACTGCTGGGCTATCGGCCGTCGACATCACTGATCGAAGGCATGACTCGCCAATGGAAATGGACACTGAACCGGCCGGCCGTGCCGTTGTCGCAATGA
- a CDS encoding glycosyltransferase: protein MTYGDRIRVMEIIARLNVGGPATQVMGLCERLDADEFDHRLYAGHVDGGEADHLQLRQAETRVNRVPGLGRSVRPGDDVRSLIWLIGAMRAFRPHIVHTRTAKAGALGRVAARLAGIRAACVHVFHGHLLHGYFSPARRGLYVRSERLLASISDRLVTVGTQVRDDLLQAGIGKAEQYVVIPPGVRLGPIPDRLEARAALGLPQDAPVVGYVGRLTQVKRPDRFLAVADAVLRRSPECRFVICGGGELTPEVKRRGETAPDTFRLLGWRKDVETVYAAADVIMLTSDNEGTPLSLIEAGMAGVPVVSTRVGSVAEVVKDGHTGLLGGTDIAELAAHTLRLLSDRDLARRMGEAARDWTTQAFGVERLVADTQDLYRSLHMSSRRRRIPGGSNR from the coding sequence ATGACGTACGGCGACCGTATCCGTGTCATGGAAATCATCGCGCGCCTGAACGTCGGCGGTCCTGCTACGCAGGTCATGGGGTTGTGCGAGAGGCTGGACGCCGATGAGTTCGATCATCGGCTCTACGCCGGTCACGTCGACGGCGGCGAGGCGGACCATCTCCAGTTGCGGCAGGCGGAGACGCGGGTCAACCGCGTCCCGGGCCTCGGCAGATCGGTCAGGCCCGGCGACGATGTCAGGTCACTCATCTGGTTGATCGGTGCCATGCGGGCGTTCCGCCCGCACATCGTCCACACGCGTACGGCCAAGGCCGGGGCGCTGGGCCGGGTGGCCGCCCGCCTTGCGGGTATCCGCGCGGCCTGCGTTCACGTCTTTCACGGCCACCTCCTGCACGGCTATTTCTCGCCGGCCAGGCGCGGTCTCTATGTGCGTTCCGAGCGACTCCTCGCCTCCATATCGGACCGGCTCGTCACAGTCGGCACGCAGGTGCGGGACGACCTGCTCCAGGCCGGGATCGGCAAGGCAGAGCAGTACGTGGTGATTCCGCCCGGTGTGCGGCTCGGCCCGATCCCTGATCGGCTGGAGGCACGCGCGGCGCTGGGTCTTCCGCAGGACGCGCCCGTCGTCGGGTATGTAGGCCGGCTCACCCAGGTGAAACGACCGGACCGGTTCCTCGCCGTGGCCGACGCGGTGCTCCGACGTTCGCCGGAATGCCGGTTCGTCATCTGCGGAGGCGGCGAGTTGACACCCGAGGTCAAGCGGCGAGGCGAGACCGCTCCGGACACCTTCCGCCTGCTCGGCTGGAGGAAAGACGTGGAGACGGTCTACGCCGCCGCCGACGTGATCATGTTGACCTCCGACAACGAGGGGACGCCACTGTCACTCATCGAGGCGGGGATGGCCGGAGTGCCGGTCGTCTCCACCCGGGTGGGAAGCGTCGCGGAGGTCGTCAAAGACGGACACACCGGCTTGTTGGGCGGCACCGACATCGCCGAGCTGGCGGCACACACTCTGAGACTCCTGTCCGACCGAGACCTCGCACGTCGGATGGGCGAGGCAGCCAGGGACTGGACGACACAAGCGTTCGGCGTGGAACGACTCGTCGCAGACACACAGGACCTCTACAGGTCGCTGCACATGTCGTCGCGGCGTCGGCGAATCCCAGGGGGAAGCAACAGATGA
- a CDS encoding NAD-dependent epimerase/dehydratase family protein, translating to MKILVTGGAGFIGANLCHALATRPEVEQLTVLDDLSSGDATNLDGVGVELVRGSILDRDLLADLAADATTVVHLAARPSVPRSLADPLASHSVNATGTLHVLEACRTAKQHVILASSSSVYGDCAEPCKHEDLPTRPLSPYGASKLATEAYALAYASSFELPVLGFRFFNVYGPMQAADHAYAAVVPAFVSKALGGGPVPIHGDGHQARDFTYVGSVVNVLVEAILRRVTHTTPVNLAFGTRVSLLELKDVLGDVLGRPIESVFLPPRSGDIRESQASPRLLRELFPAAHPIALEEGLRLTVAWFEKAAAAGPSVLA from the coding sequence ATGAAGATACTCGTGACAGGCGGCGCCGGATTCATCGGCGCGAACCTGTGCCATGCGCTCGCGACCCGGCCCGAGGTGGAACAGCTCACGGTGCTGGACGATCTGAGCAGCGGAGATGCCACCAACCTCGACGGCGTCGGGGTGGAGCTCGTGCGGGGCAGCATCCTGGACCGCGATCTGCTGGCAGACCTGGCCGCGGATGCCACCACCGTCGTCCACCTGGCTGCGCGGCCCTCCGTCCCCCGCTCCCTGGCGGACCCGCTGGCCTCGCACTCCGTCAACGCCACTGGAACGCTCCATGTGCTGGAAGCCTGCCGTACGGCGAAACAGCACGTCATCCTCGCCTCCTCGTCCTCTGTGTACGGAGACTGCGCGGAACCGTGCAAGCACGAAGACCTGCCTACTCGGCCGCTCAGCCCGTACGGTGCGAGCAAGCTGGCGACCGAGGCCTACGCTCTCGCGTATGCGAGCAGTTTCGAGCTGCCCGTCCTCGGCTTCCGGTTCTTCAACGTGTACGGTCCGATGCAGGCCGCCGATCATGCCTACGCCGCCGTCGTTCCGGCGTTCGTGTCCAAGGCGCTAGGCGGGGGACCGGTGCCCATCCACGGCGACGGGCACCAGGCGCGGGACTTCACCTATGTGGGTTCGGTGGTGAACGTGCTCGTCGAGGCGATCCTCCGCCGGGTCACGCACACGACGCCGGTCAATCTCGCCTTCGGGACGCGGGTGAGCCTTCTGGAACTCAAGGACGTGCTCGGTGACGTTCTCGGCCGGCCGATCGAATCGGTCTTCCTGCCTCCGCGGAGTGGCGACATCCGGGAATCGCAGGCCTCGCCGCGCCTGCTGCGCGAGCTGTTCCCCGCGGCTCATCCGATCGCGCTGGAAGAAGGGCTCCGTCTCACGGTGGCCTGGTTCGAGAAGGCAGCGGCCGCCGGCCCCAGTGTCCTGGCCTGA
- a CDS encoding NAD-dependent epimerase/dehydratase family protein, with translation MSEAIKNTYLITGGSGFVGSHLADALLARGDSVVVLDNLSTGRLDNLRPHPRLRFVHGSVLDELMVDELVHQCDVVVHLAAAVGVKLIIEQPLRCLTTNIRGSEIVIEAAHRYRKKVLITSTSEIYGKNSSGPLREDADRILGSPAVVRWAYSTAKAVDEILANAYHRERGLPTIVVRLFNTVGPRQSPAYGMVIPRLVRQAVHGAPLTIFGDGTQTRCFAHVTDVVEALLRLLDHDAAIGQTFNIGSAEEVSILELAKLIIDLTGSTSRVDLIPYDEAYQQGFEDMVRRVPDTGKLRELTGWAPRRTLDEILAEVVKEARQDLTASIR, from the coding sequence GTGAGCGAAGCAATAAAGAACACCTACCTGATAACGGGCGGCAGTGGATTCGTGGGGTCGCATCTGGCCGATGCGCTGCTCGCACGGGGTGACTCCGTCGTGGTCCTGGACAATTTGTCGACCGGACGGCTCGACAATCTCCGGCCGCATCCTCGCCTCCGCTTCGTGCACGGCTCGGTGCTGGACGAGCTCATGGTGGACGAGCTGGTCCACCAATGCGATGTCGTCGTCCATCTCGCGGCCGCGGTCGGCGTCAAACTGATCATCGAGCAGCCGCTCCGGTGCCTGACGACCAACATCCGCGGCTCTGAGATCGTCATCGAGGCGGCCCATCGGTACCGCAAGAAGGTTCTCATCACCAGCACCAGCGAGATCTACGGCAAGAACTCCTCAGGGCCGTTGCGGGAGGACGCGGATCGCATTCTGGGCAGCCCGGCGGTCGTGAGGTGGGCCTACAGCACCGCGAAGGCCGTCGACGAGATCCTGGCCAACGCCTATCACCGAGAGCGCGGCCTGCCGACGATCGTGGTGAGGCTCTTCAACACTGTCGGACCGCGGCAGAGCCCGGCCTATGGCATGGTCATCCCGCGCCTGGTCCGGCAGGCGGTTCACGGCGCACCTCTCACCATCTTCGGCGACGGGACCCAGACGCGCTGCTTCGCCCACGTCACGGACGTCGTCGAGGCGCTGCTCAGGCTGCTCGACCACGACGCGGCGATCGGGCAGACCTTCAACATCGGTTCGGCGGAGGAGGTGAGCATCCTGGAGCTGGCGAAACTGATCATCGATCTCACCGGGTCCACGTCGCGGGTGGACCTCATTCCGTACGACGAGGCATACCAGCAGGGTTTCGAGGACATGGTCCGCAGGGTGCCCGACACCGGCAAGCTCCGCGAGCTCACCGGCTGGGCTCCACGGCGCACGCTCGACGAGATCCTCGCCGAGGTCGTCAAAGAAGCGCGCCAAGACCTCACGGCATCCATACGGTGA
- a CDS encoding MraY family glycosyltransferase, with product MAVASGAAAALICGTAIVPLKRLAVRWDLTDRPSAKKAHARPTPYVGGIGIMLGTFVPALALPELTDRRVIAILLGATVVGLLGLIDDIRPLPPVTRLVVETVAAVEVVLSGVHVTLVGGWLDGVATVVWLVVLANSFNLLDNMDGVLGSVATVTAAFLAVSAFVSAQTSLALLMTVLTCATLGFLKHNWPRARVFMGDSGSLFIGFLLSCSAVLLMAGQGPPTLIAGLLLPTFVATVDTGVVLVSRLRAGHSPLRGGTDHVSHRLRRLGLPTWAVAAGLGLIAAILGGFLVAMALRWTSPLITAMVTVGTAVVLIILLQGVNAYPSTDHAKSSSRIRERRR from the coding sequence ATGGCTGTCGCCTCGGGCGCAGCCGCCGCTCTGATCTGCGGCACGGCGATCGTGCCGCTGAAGCGCCTGGCGGTGCGCTGGGACCTGACCGATCGTCCCAGCGCCAAGAAGGCTCACGCCCGCCCGACCCCGTACGTAGGCGGCATCGGGATCATGCTAGGCACGTTCGTTCCCGCGCTCGCGCTGCCAGAACTCACGGATCGACGTGTCATCGCGATTCTTCTGGGCGCGACCGTGGTCGGGCTACTCGGCCTGATCGACGACATCAGGCCGCTGCCCCCGGTCACCAGGCTTGTCGTGGAGACCGTGGCGGCGGTTGAGGTCGTGCTCTCCGGCGTCCATGTCACCCTCGTGGGTGGATGGCTGGACGGTGTGGCCACGGTGGTCTGGCTCGTCGTGCTGGCCAACTCCTTCAACCTGCTGGACAACATGGACGGCGTGCTGGGATCCGTCGCCACGGTCACCGCGGCGTTCCTGGCGGTATCAGCCTTCGTGTCGGCCCAGACATCGCTGGCGCTGCTCATGACCGTGCTCACTTGCGCCACTTTGGGCTTCTTGAAGCACAATTGGCCGCGCGCAAGGGTTTTCATGGGTGACTCCGGCTCCCTGTTCATCGGCTTCCTGCTCTCTTGCTCCGCCGTCCTCCTCATGGCCGGGCAGGGGCCGCCCACGCTGATCGCCGGCTTGCTCCTGCCGACCTTCGTCGCGACCGTCGACACCGGGGTCGTGCTGGTTTCACGGCTGAGGGCGGGACATTCGCCGCTGCGGGGCGGGACTGATCATGTGTCGCACCGGTTGCGCCGCCTGGGTCTCCCCACGTGGGCGGTCGCCGCGGGGCTCGGCCTGATCGCAGCCATCCTTGGCGGCTTCCTGGTCGCGATGGCCTTGCGCTGGACATCTCCGCTGATCACAGCCATGGTCACGGTCGGCACCGCCGTCGTCCTCATCATCTTGCTGCAAGGCGTGAACGCCTATCCGTCGACGGATCACGCCAAGAGTTCTTCGAGAATCCGTGAAAGGCGGCGTTGA
- a CDS encoding polysaccharide biosynthesis tyrosine autokinase produces the protein MDLLYYVRLARRNWLLILLALVLSVVTAVVVTANTPPKYVATISMLVTGHDKEGSPSTAYQAGMLSEQRVQSYATLLSSRRVVSQITGPESIGSVQSNISTEVVPGTVLIRASVSDSDAARAASLANALGARFSALIDKIERPTPNSGPPIKVTMVDQAEVPQAPVSPRPVVNILLSVLIGLLVAAASLVLRDRLDTTIKSPHELQRNSNSSTLGIIGYERAARRHPLILRPHGRSSRAEAFRSLRTNLQFIGIDKQPKSLVITSCLPNEGKSSTCSNLAITLAQAGWQVLLVDADLRRPRLPDYFGIEGAVGLTDVLIGKARLAEVIQTWGEPRLSVLPSGQIPPNPSELLGSRMMHQLLDQLTDKYDMVIIDAPPLLPVTDAATLAAVCDGVLLVARYGKTRQEHVQRAMEQLTSVKARIVGTVLNFVPAKASGYDGYGYGYGYYESESAKEEAKDTVMTTTAV, from the coding sequence GTGGATCTGCTCTACTATGTGCGGCTCGCACGCAGGAACTGGCTTCTCATCCTTCTGGCGCTGGTCCTCTCAGTGGTCACGGCGGTTGTGGTCACTGCCAATACGCCGCCGAAGTATGTCGCGACGATTTCCATGCTGGTCACCGGTCACGACAAGGAAGGCAGCCCCTCCACCGCGTACCAGGCGGGGATGCTTTCCGAGCAGAGGGTGCAGTCCTATGCCACGCTGCTGTCCAGCCGCCGGGTGGTCAGTCAGATCACCGGACCGGAGTCCATAGGGTCGGTGCAGTCGAACATCTCGACGGAGGTCGTCCCGGGAACGGTTCTGATTCGCGCAAGCGTCAGCGACAGCGATGCCGCCCGAGCGGCATCGCTGGCGAACGCGTTGGGGGCCCGGTTCTCCGCCCTCATCGACAAGATCGAGCGTCCCACACCGAACAGCGGCCCGCCCATCAAGGTGACGATGGTGGACCAGGCCGAGGTCCCTCAGGCGCCTGTCAGCCCAAGGCCCGTGGTCAACATATTGCTCAGCGTGCTGATCGGGCTCCTTGTCGCCGCGGCTTCGCTGGTGCTCCGCGATCGCCTGGACACCACCATCAAGAGCCCCCATGAGTTGCAGCGGAACTCCAACAGCTCCACGCTGGGCATCATCGGCTACGAGCGCGCGGCCCGCCGCCACCCCCTGATCCTGCGGCCGCACGGGCGGTCCAGCCGAGCAGAGGCGTTCCGCTCGCTCCGCACCAACCTGCAGTTCATCGGGATCGACAAGCAGCCCAAGTCGCTGGTGATCACCAGCTGCCTGCCGAACGAGGGCAAGTCCTCGACCTGCTCCAACCTTGCCATCACGCTCGCGCAGGCGGGCTGGCAGGTCCTGCTCGTGGACGCCGACCTGCGCCGTCCGCGCCTCCCCGACTACTTCGGGATCGAGGGCGCGGTCGGCCTGACGGATGTGCTCATCGGCAAGGCGCGGCTGGCCGAAGTGATCCAGACGTGGGGCGAGCCGCGGCTCTCCGTGCTGCCCAGCGGCCAGATCCCGCCCAACCCGAGCGAGCTGCTCGGCTCCCGCATGATGCATCAGCTGCTCGACCAGCTCACCGACAAGTACGACATGGTGATCATCGATGCGCCGCCGCTGCTGCCCGTCACCGACGCCGCCACCCTTGCGGCGGTCTGCGACGGCGTGCTGCTCGTCGCCAGGTACGGCAAGACGCGGCAGGAACACGTCCAGCGGGCCATGGAGCAACTGACGTCCGTCAAGGCCAGGATCGTCGGCACTGTGCTCAACTTCGTCCCGGCCAAGGCGAGCGGGTACGACGGCTACGGATACGGATACGGGTACTACGAGTCGGAGTCGGCCAAGGAAGAGGCCAAGGACACCGTCATGACGACCACGGCTGTTTGA